One stretch of Gemmatimonadota bacterium DNA includes these proteins:
- a CDS encoding DUF262 domain-containing HNH endonuclease family protein encodes MQTVSDPFKAMAANFEDTMTKGGNAGFRVPEYQRTYDWSTENIKRLMEDCLNGFFYLSQYQNQESYTFLGTIILVSEESERSFDGTSLSIVDGQQRLTTLILLCCALIEELFLREKDVRHLQKSTASWIESEIEFIRERLFECVVGQLRNRGRSAWFPRVVRYGEDNRAFDRTDAEYRSVVASFLMEFAESYQQDDPSFSFKPKKDDAEESRYYQNYDYIKDQVKRGIYEDNNTSDTSRQNELDYEQIQPKDFERAGLRNLFEKLDSDQDEKNRAISHIAKNSDSSGLIRIILFSHYLTKSVILTRVETRDEGSAFDIFDSLNTTGEPLTALETFKPRVMRFENEEQGYTGSKSDTQFKRLEENLNDIYPETEKRQTETKELLVTFALYMRGDKLAKNLAAQRAYLRTQFEEAKTSKLKRRIVHSLANIAEFRQMYWNRDSIPKLDSIHPRETSDCLKLCFKFIADMRTSLTIPILTRYWVQYLQDHDEDTFAAVVKALTAFLVLRRSITGGTGGIDSDFRKIMQGDSQDENSGLCIGLGNSKALPNLDNFTKTLRDLLAVRRIGVKNKETWVSKVREVGLADRAPRSLCRFLLFAASHHARSQKRNPGLLTREGIRPGRDIDFLNFDIWQDERYATVEHVAPDSNSGGWDDKIYVQPYTRHTIGNIILLPQKENASVGNAPWKKKKIFYRALIAKTKKDRNEQFEKAKKEGLLFNNQTTALIKKQERLHMLDPIAEVNNWTEAHIRKRTKNTLELAWDVIAPWLKY; translated from the coding sequence ATGCAAACGGTCTCGGATCCTTTCAAAGCAATGGCTGCTAATTTTGAGGATACTATGACTAAAGGCGGAAACGCCGGTTTTCGCGTACCAGAATATCAACGGACCTACGATTGGAGCACAGAAAACATAAAACGGCTTATGGAGGATTGTCTAAATGGGTTCTTTTATCTTTCCCAATATCAAAATCAAGAGTCATATACCTTCCTTGGAACAATAATCCTAGTTTCAGAGGAATCTGAGCGTTCGTTTGATGGAACTTCACTCTCTATAGTTGATGGACAACAGCGATTAACAACACTAATCCTTCTTTGCTGTGCATTAATTGAAGAACTGTTTCTTCGAGAGAAAGATGTTCGGCATCTTCAGAAATCTACTGCTAGTTGGATAGAAAGCGAAATTGAGTTCATTCGCGAAAGGCTGTTCGAGTGTGTTGTAGGACAACTCAGAAACCGTGGTAGAAGCGCCTGGTTTCCTCGCGTAGTCCGTTACGGAGAGGATAATCGCGCGTTTGACCGTACCGATGCAGAGTATCGTTCAGTAGTCGCAAGTTTCTTGATGGAATTTGCCGAATCCTATCAACAAGACGACCCGTCATTTTCTTTTAAACCAAAAAAAGACGATGCAGAGGAAAGTCGGTATTATCAAAACTATGACTACATAAAAGATCAAGTTAAACGAGGTATATATGAAGATAATAATACCTCGGATACTAGTCGTCAAAACGAATTAGATTACGAGCAGATCCAACCGAAGGATTTTGAGCGAGCAGGGTTGCGCAATCTATTTGAAAAGCTCGATAGTGACCAAGACGAAAAGAATCGAGCTATTAGCCACATTGCTAAAAATTCCGACTCGAGCGGTCTTATCCGCATAATATTATTCTCTCACTACTTGACGAAATCGGTTATTCTGACACGGGTTGAGACTCGCGATGAAGGATCTGCGTTCGACATTTTTGACTCTCTTAATACAACCGGCGAGCCCCTAACAGCTCTCGAGACCTTTAAACCGCGTGTAATGCGCTTTGAGAATGAGGAGCAAGGCTATACGGGATCTAAGAGTGACACACAGTTCAAAAGGCTGGAAGAAAATTTAAATGACATTTACCCTGAAACCGAGAAACGCCAAACAGAAACAAAAGAGTTGCTCGTTACATTTGCCTTATACATGAGAGGCGACAAGTTAGCGAAGAACCTTGCCGCCCAGCGTGCTTATTTGCGAACGCAATTTGAAGAAGCGAAGACTTCAAAACTTAAACGCCGAATCGTTCACTCATTAGCGAATATCGCAGAGTTTCGACAGATGTATTGGAACCGCGATTCTATTCCAAAACTCGACAGCATTCATCCTCGAGAGACAAGCGATTGCCTAAAGCTATGCTTCAAGTTCATAGCGGATATGAGAACGAGTTTGACCATTCCCATATTAACAAGATACTGGGTACAATATCTGCAAGATCATGATGAGGATACATTTGCTGCCGTTGTGAAGGCGTTAACTGCTTTTCTTGTCTTAAGGCGGTCAATAACAGGCGGTACTGGAGGGATTGATTCCGACTTTAGAAAGATAATGCAGGGCGATTCACAGGATGAGAATAGTGGACTTTGCATAGGCTTAGGGAACTCAAAGGCACTTCCGAATTTGGATAATTTTACGAAGACATTGCGAGACTTATTGGCGGTTCGACGTATCGGAGTGAAAAACAAAGAAACTTGGGTTTCTAAAGTGCGTGAAGTGGGTTTAGCTGATCGTGCGCCTCGGTCTTTATGTCGGTTTTTGCTCTTTGCGGCTTCCCATCATGCCAGATCACAGAAAAGAAATCCGGGTCTTCTTACCCGCGAAGGGATAAGACCTGGGCGTGATATAGATTTTCTTAATTTTGATATTTGGCAAGATGAGAGATATGCAACTGTTGAGCATGTAGCACCGGATTCTAACTCCGGTGGTTGGGACGATAAAATCTACGTACAGCCATATACTCGTCATACCATAGGAAACATCATTCTGCTTCCTCAAAAGGAAAATGCAAGTGTTGGTAACGCCCCCTGGAAGAAAAAAAAGATATTTTACCGTGCGTTGATCGCAAAAACAAAAAAAGATAGAAATGAACAATTTGAAAAAGCTAAGAAGGAAGGGTTATTGTTCAATAATCAAACCACAGCTTTAATTAAGAAACAAGAACGGCTTCATATGCTAGATCCTATTGCTGAGGTGAACAATTGGACAGAGGCGCATATTCGAAAACGGACAAAAAACACGCTTGAACTCGCTTGGGATGTAATAGCTCCCTGGCTCAAATACTAA